A genomic segment from uncultured Vibrio sp. encodes:
- the glgB gene encoding 1,4-alpha-glucan branching protein GlgB, which yields MKNTKTNKIKRTKKKYERAYELLAQASYSDPFATLGPFIDDGEGSLRVWMPGADKVELLVEGEPRVALEREGESGFILKDKRDLHLTHYRLAVDWNGVEQIIDDPYQYHNIYQEYEHLHTPKDMYHYMGSHFVTLERGGKHISGVRFLVYAPHASAVSLIGGFNQWDGRRQPMQRLDYGIWGLFVPGLEEGVQYKYELKGPHGEGLPHKQDPWGFYSEQYPSFASITYDHKRYQWQDAQWQSRPVTEKRSEALSFYELHAGSWKRNEQGEFLNYRELAEHLVPYLVDMEYTHVELMPVSEHPFYGSWGYQPVGLFAPTSRYGSPDDFKYFVDACHQAGIGVVLDWVPAHFPSDDHGLANFDGTPLFHDPDPRRGWHQDWNSYIYDVGREHVRRFLVANALYWFEQFHIDGIRVDAVASMIYLDYSRSHDQWIPNIDGGNENYEAIATLKWMNEEVYKHFPNAMTIAEESTAFPGVSAPTFMGGLGFGFKWNMGWMHDSLSYMKEDPVHRKYHHNTITFPLIYAHSENYVLSLSHDEVVYGKGSIHNKMPGDEWQQTANLRAYYGHMYGQPGKKLNFMGAELGQTAEWNHDAQLQWFLLEFERHKGVQDLTRDLNHLYRTEPAMHDQDCVPAGFEWRLQDEADASILAHERIGQDGERILVITNFTPVPHEEFRLGVPKEGRYELLLNTDDSKYDGSGFKVLNSVETESIESESLPQSLGLRIPPLSTIFYKLAK from the coding sequence TTGAAAAACACGAAAACAAATAAAATAAAGAGAACAAAGAAAAAGTATGAACGTGCCTATGAATTGCTAGCACAGGCTTCTTACTCTGATCCGTTTGCGACATTGGGGCCGTTTATTGATGATGGTGAAGGTTCCCTGAGAGTATGGATGCCAGGCGCAGATAAAGTTGAATTACTGGTTGAAGGGGAGCCAAGAGTTGCCCTTGAACGTGAAGGTGAGAGCGGATTTATTCTCAAAGATAAACGTGATTTACACCTTACACATTACCGCTTAGCCGTGGATTGGAATGGCGTTGAACAGATCATTGACGACCCTTACCAATACCACAATATTTACCAAGAATACGAGCACCTGCATACACCGAAAGACATGTATCACTACATGGGCTCGCACTTTGTCACGCTAGAGCGTGGCGGTAAACATATCTCTGGCGTTCGTTTCCTAGTTTATGCACCACATGCTTCAGCCGTGAGTTTAATTGGTGGATTTAACCAGTGGGATGGCCGTCGTCAGCCAATGCAACGCCTCGATTACGGTATTTGGGGCTTGTTCGTTCCTGGTTTAGAAGAGGGCGTACAATACAAATACGAACTTAAAGGCCCACATGGAGAAGGGTTACCTCATAAGCAAGACCCGTGGGGCTTTTATTCAGAGCAGTACCCGTCATTTGCATCCATCACTTACGACCACAAACGTTACCAATGGCAGGATGCTCAATGGCAAAGTCGTCCAGTAACGGAAAAGCGCAGTGAAGCGTTGTCTTTCTATGAGCTACACGCTGGCTCTTGGAAACGCAACGAGCAGGGTGAGTTTCTTAACTACCGGGAACTGGCTGAACACTTAGTACCATACTTAGTCGACATGGAATACACCCACGTTGAACTGATGCCTGTTTCTGAACATCCATTCTATGGTTCTTGGGGCTACCAGCCAGTGGGCCTGTTTGCTCCAACCAGTCGTTATGGTTCGCCAGATGACTTCAAATACTTTGTTGATGCCTGTCACCAGGCAGGGATTGGCGTGGTTCTCGATTGGGTACCAGCGCACTTCCCATCCGACGATCACGGTTTGGCGAATTTTGACGGTACCCCTTTGTTCCACGATCCGGATCCGCGTCGCGGCTGGCACCAAGATTGGAACTCCTATATCTATGATGTAGGCCGTGAGCATGTGCGTCGCTTCTTAGTCGCTAATGCGCTGTACTGGTTCGAACAATTCCATATCGATGGTATTCGAGTCGATGCGGTTGCATCGATGATCTATCTTGATTACTCGCGTAGTCACGATCAGTGGATTCCAAATATCGATGGCGGCAACGAAAACTATGAAGCGATCGCGACGCTAAAATGGATGAACGAGGAAGTATACAAGCATTTCCCGAACGCCATGACGATTGCTGAAGAATCTACGGCATTCCCTGGCGTATCAGCGCCAACCTTCATGGGGGGCTTAGGCTTTGGTTTTAAGTGGAATATGGGTTGGATGCACGACAGTCTTTCGTATATGAAAGAAGATCCTGTTCACCGCAAATACCATCACAATACCATCACTTTCCCACTCATTTATGCCCACAGTGAGAACTATGTATTGTCGTTGTCACATGATGAAGTGGTGTATGGTAAAGGCTCTATTCACAACAAAATGCCAGGTGATGAGTGGCAACAGACCGCGAACTTGCGTGCCTACTATGGCCATATGTACGGGCAACCAGGTAAAAAGCTCAACTTTATGGGCGCAGAATTAGGTCAAACAGCGGAATGGAACCATGATGCTCAACTGCAATGGTTCTTATTAGAGTTCGAACGCCACAAGGGGGTTCAAGATCTGACGCGTGACCTGAACCACTTATACCGAACTGAACCAGCGATGCACGATCAGGATTGTGTTCCTGCTGGCTTCGAGTGGCGTCTTCAAGATGAAGCGGATGCGAGTATTCTCGCGCATGAGCGTATTGGTCAGGATGGAGAGCGCATTTTGGTTATCACCAACTTCACACCTGTACCGCACGAGGAGTTCCGCTTGGGGGTTCCGAAGGAAGGGAGATACGAGCTTCTGCTTAATACCGATGATAGCAAATACGATGGTAGTGGCTTCAAGGTTCTCAATAGTGTCGAAACTGAATCAATCGAAAGCGAATCGCTTCCACAATCTCTTGGACTGCGTATTCCACCGTTATCGACGATTTTTTACAAACTTGCTAAGTAA
- the mtgA gene encoding monofunctional biosynthetic peptidoglycan transglycosylase — protein sequence MIKRLKSFLIKVVLVLLFAPVVLVGAVKFVDPPIWGWKLSRIISPPTNYPEKSQHKWVPLSQISKNMQLAVIATEDQKFPTHYGVDFESLFNVIANADENGPARGASTITQQTAKNVFLFPVHSYVRKAYELYFALLMEAMWSKKRILEVYLNVVEFGPGIYGAEAAAHHYFGVSSDRLSKWQAAQLAVVLPNPYRIKVYPQSEYTQRRTRWALKQMRNLGSVQL from the coding sequence ATGATCAAAAGGCTAAAGTCATTTCTAATTAAAGTGGTGTTGGTACTGTTGTTCGCTCCGGTTGTATTAGTCGGCGCGGTAAAGTTTGTCGATCCTCCTATTTGGGGCTGGAAGCTCAGTCGCATTATCTCACCGCCAACAAACTATCCAGAAAAAAGTCAGCACAAGTGGGTGCCTTTGTCGCAAATTTCTAAGAACATGCAGCTTGCTGTGATTGCAACAGAAGATCAGAAATTCCCGACTCACTATGGAGTTGACTTTGAATCACTGTTTAACGTGATAGCAAACGCGGACGAAAATGGCCCTGCCCGCGGTGCGAGCACGATTACTCAACAAACTGCCAAGAATGTTTTTTTGTTTCCAGTTCATTCTTACGTGCGTAAGGCGTATGAGCTTTACTTTGCTCTGCTCATGGAAGCAATGTGGAGTAAAAAGCGCATTCTGGAAGTCTACCTTAATGTGGTTGAATTTGGCCCAGGTATCTATGGTGCTGAAGCCGCTGCTCATCACTACTTTGGCGTGAGTTCGGATAGGCTGTCGAAGTGGCAAGCGGCGCAATTAGCGGTGGTATTGCCTAATCCTTATCGCATAAAGGTTTACCCGCAAAGTGAATACACTCAGCGCCGTACAAGGTGGGCTTTGAAGCAAATGCGCAACCTTGGCAGTGTTCAGTTGTAA
- a CDS encoding alpha-amylase: MKLNLITTTLLLASASVIAEPNITISTTTNSRDFPLSAEQPLVVPLTKDGYTLKITGVEGSCTAPDGQNVKFNTPISLNCGAPTELPLKIRFTGDYSFTYDDQAKTLLFKREPKKAAKTEFKRPIPTVQCEVYQGGEVSIALGDSFPDGTKLRDAYSGQVVEVKNQQVSLVPDQASGGIVLLEPVKKTKQALPFDYRNANIYFVMVDRFNNADSSNDNSYGRKKDGKEEIGTFHGGDLKGVIAKLDYIKSLGTDAIWLSPIVEQVHGFVGGGDSGSFPFYAYHGYWTRDFTKIDANFGNEDNLKTLVDEAHKRGLKVLMDAVINHTGYSTLADLQFDGIEFLKPGADLPEKWGDWQPKSGENWHSYHRFVDYQSPNWAKWWGGGWVRSGLPGYSEPGSSDITMSLAGLPDFITEAEQAVTPPQWLLDNPGTRVQARDNYTVSDYLIEWQTDWVKRFGIDGYRVDTVKHVEGEVWKRLKNEASQSLELWRAENGKSGQPFWMMGEVWGHTAYRSPYFDDGFDALINFDMQKKLDKGAACFSQMAETYQSYADTIANEKDFNPVSYMSSHDTELFFSRFKDYAMQRNAANALLLSPGAVQVYYGDEVGRNIGPYADDFHQGTRSDMVWKLTDEKQALLKHWQTLGQFRQVHPAIGAGKHHVIVQDGAYVFSRSLGNDKVVVAFVGREKP, encoded by the coding sequence ATGAAACTAAATCTGATCACAACGACATTATTACTTGCCTCGGCAAGCGTCATAGCCGAACCCAATATCACCATATCAACCACAACCAATAGCCGCGACTTTCCGCTCAGCGCTGAGCAGCCATTAGTTGTACCGCTGACCAAAGACGGTTACACACTAAAAATAACCGGTGTTGAAGGGAGTTGTACCGCACCCGACGGACAAAACGTTAAATTCAATACACCCATCTCGTTAAACTGTGGTGCGCCAACAGAACTACCGCTGAAAATACGTTTTACCGGAGATTACTCATTTACCTATGATGATCAGGCGAAAACGCTTCTGTTTAAACGAGAGCCAAAGAAAGCGGCGAAAACCGAGTTCAAACGCCCGATCCCAACAGTTCAATGTGAAGTTTACCAAGGCGGCGAAGTGTCCATTGCCTTAGGTGATAGTTTCCCCGATGGCACCAAATTACGCGATGCTTACTCTGGTCAGGTCGTCGAAGTGAAAAATCAACAAGTCTCTTTGGTGCCAGACCAAGCGTCAGGTGGCATCGTACTTCTCGAGCCGGTTAAGAAAACCAAACAAGCGCTACCGTTTGATTACCGCAATGCCAACATCTACTTTGTGATGGTTGATAGATTCAATAACGCCGATAGCAGCAATGACAATAGTTATGGGCGTAAAAAAGACGGTAAAGAAGAAATTGGCACTTTCCACGGCGGTGATCTCAAAGGAGTGATTGCGAAGCTCGACTACATCAAGAGCTTGGGGACCGATGCCATTTGGCTCTCACCGATTGTCGAACAGGTCCATGGTTTTGTTGGCGGCGGCGACAGCGGGTCATTTCCATTCTATGCCTATCACGGGTACTGGACGCGTGATTTCACTAAAATAGATGCAAACTTCGGTAATGAAGATAATTTAAAGACGCTGGTGGACGAAGCGCACAAACGTGGCCTAAAAGTGCTGATGGACGCCGTTATCAACCACACCGGTTACTCTACATTAGCGGATTTACAGTTTGATGGCATCGAATTTCTAAAGCCGGGCGCTGATTTACCTGAAAAGTGGGGAGACTGGCAACCAAAGAGCGGAGAGAACTGGCACAGCTACCACCGATTCGTTGATTACCAAAGCCCTAACTGGGCTAAGTGGTGGGGCGGGGGTTGGGTCCGATCTGGTCTGCCGGGGTACTCTGAACCGGGCAGCAGTGATATAACCATGTCGCTTGCTGGGCTGCCGGACTTTATCACGGAAGCAGAGCAAGCTGTCACGCCACCACAATGGCTGCTTGATAACCCGGGTACGCGTGTTCAGGCGCGTGACAATTACACCGTGTCGGACTACTTAATTGAGTGGCAAACCGATTGGGTGAAGCGCTTTGGGATTGACGGATATCGAGTCGACACGGTCAAACATGTCGAAGGTGAAGTGTGGAAACGCCTGAAAAATGAAGCATCTCAGAGCTTAGAGCTGTGGCGTGCAGAGAATGGCAAATCGGGCCAACCTTTTTGGATGATGGGCGAAGTATGGGGACATACGGCATATCGCAGCCCTTATTTTGATGATGGTTTCGATGCGCTGATCAACTTTGATATGCAGAAGAAGCTGGATAAAGGCGCGGCCTGTTTTAGTCAAATGGCGGAAACTTACCAAAGCTATGCTGATACTATCGCCAACGAGAAAGACTTTAACCCTGTCAGCTATATGTCCTCTCACGATACCGAGTTGTTCTTCTCGCGCTTCAAAGACTACGCCATGCAGCGCAATGCGGCGAATGCATTATTGTTAAGCCCTGGAGCGGTTCAGGTATACTATGGTGATGAAGTCGGGCGGAACATTGGTCCGTATGCGGATGACTTCCACCAAGGGACTCGCTCTGACATGGTCTGGAAGCTTACTGACGAGAAACAGGCGTTACTGAAACACTGGCAGACGCTAGGGCAGTTCCGTCAAGTCCATCCTGCGATTGGCGCTGGTAAGCATCACGTAATCGTTCAGGATGGAGCGTACGTCTTCTCTCGTTCACTTGGAAATGACAAGGTAGTGGTTGCGTTTGTCGGCAGAGAGAAACCATAA
- a CDS encoding YkvA family protein — protein MTTAMSLKSVPNDAVEETLKVPDEKTFWRKMKNSVKKAGEEIAVMGIKSWLAMTDANTSVRHKAILGGALAYFVLPTDMVPDVLAGVGFTDDMAALTLAVNTVGNAITPEHEAQARAKLNSIPND, from the coding sequence ATGACTACAGCCATGTCTTTAAAGTCGGTGCCTAATGACGCCGTTGAAGAAACGCTAAAAGTGCCAGATGAGAAAACGTTTTGGCGCAAAATGAAAAACTCGGTCAAGAAAGCGGGTGAAGAGATTGCTGTGATGGGGATTAAATCCTGGCTCGCGATGACAGACGCTAATACCTCTGTTCGCCATAAAGCGATTCTTGGTGGGGCATTAGCGTATTTCGTTCTCCCAACGGATATGGTGCCCGATGTGCTGGCTGGCGTTGGATTCACTGATGATATGGCAGCGCTCACATTGGCGGTAAACACTGTGGGTAACGCCATTACGCCAGAGCACGAAGCGCAAGCCAGAGCAAAACTGAATTCAATACCTAACGACTAA
- a CDS encoding dicarboxylate/amino acid:cation symporter codes for MNTKKPMSLTSRVIFGMVAGILTGFAIRTLFADNGFVDAYIVNGLFEVGGQIFVASLKMLVVPLVFVSLVCGTSSLKDLSTLGRMGGKTLALYIATTAVAITLALTMGTVFQPGAGADLTAVSSFNSAEAPSLGQVIIDMFPTNPISAMAEGKTLQVIVFAVLFGIAISAAGKPGERIAAFFSDLNEVIMKLVAILMNLAPFGVFFLMAKLFTGLGLGAILNLAEYFIVLAGTLLLHGLVTYSLMLKGFTGLSPITFMRKMEDAVMFAFSTASSNATIPVTMETAKHRMGVENRVSSFTVPLGATVNMDGTAIMQGVATAFIAQAFNIDLTMGDYLMVIMTATLASIGTAGVPGVGLVMLAMVLNQVGLPLEGIALIMGVDRLLDMIRTAVNITGDSAVTVIVAKSEGALDEARFNDPMAGATEEEVHLKRADA; via the coding sequence ATGAATACCAAGAAACCGATGTCGCTTACCAGCCGTGTTATTTTCGGTATGGTTGCGGGTATCTTGACAGGATTTGCAATTCGCACACTTTTTGCCGACAACGGATTTGTCGACGCATACATTGTTAATGGATTATTTGAAGTTGGTGGACAGATCTTCGTTGCCAGCTTAAAGATGCTAGTCGTACCACTGGTGTTTGTATCACTGGTTTGCGGTACTAGCTCTCTAAAAGACCTATCAACTTTAGGTCGCATGGGTGGCAAAACCCTTGCTTTGTACATTGCAACAACAGCGGTCGCTATCACGCTTGCTCTGACGATGGGCACCGTGTTCCAGCCAGGTGCAGGCGCTGATCTTACTGCGGTAAGCTCATTCAACTCAGCAGAAGCACCGTCTTTGGGTCAGGTGATCATTGATATGTTCCCGACTAACCCAATCAGTGCAATGGCGGAAGGTAAAACACTTCAAGTTATCGTGTTTGCCGTTTTATTTGGTATCGCGATCAGTGCTGCTGGTAAACCAGGTGAGCGTATCGCTGCATTCTTCTCAGACTTGAATGAAGTGATCATGAAGCTGGTTGCTATTTTGATGAACCTTGCACCATTTGGTGTGTTCTTCCTGATGGCGAAGCTGTTTACTGGTCTAGGCTTGGGTGCAATCCTAAACCTTGCCGAGTACTTCATCGTTCTCGCTGGCACACTGCTGCTACACGGTCTGGTAACGTACAGCCTAATGTTGAAAGGGTTTACTGGTCTTAGCCCAATTACCTTCATGCGTAAAATGGAAGATGCGGTGATGTTTGCATTCTCTACTGCATCATCAAACGCAACCATTCCTGTTACTATGGAAACAGCAAAACACCGCATGGGCGTAGAAAACCGTGTGTCTTCATTCACTGTACCACTTGGTGCAACCGTGAATATGGACGGAACGGCGATCATGCAAGGTGTCGCTACAGCGTTTATCGCACAAGCATTCAACATTGATTTAACCATGGGTGACTACTTAATGGTTATCATGACGGCGACTCTAGCGTCTATTGGTACTGCTGGTGTCCCTGGTGTTGGCCTTGTTATGCTGGCTATGGTACTAAACCAAGTAGGCTTACCTCTGGAAGGTATTGCACTGATTATGGGTGTCGACCGTCTACTGGATATGATTCGTACCGCAGTCAACATTACTGGTGATAGCGCGGTAACCGTTATTGTTGCTAAATCAGAAGGCGCATTGGATGAAGCTCGCTTCAATGATCCAATGGCCGGCGCAACCGAAGAAGAAGTGCATCTTAAACGCGCTGACGCTTAA
- the nfsA gene encoding oxygen-insensitive NADPH nitroreductase, with protein sequence MNSTIQTILSHRSIRKFSPQPIDKTQLDTIIQAGLAASSSSMLQVVSIIRVTDPEKRAQLAQYAGNQAYVASAAEFLVFCIDYQRHAEINPQVQADFTELTLIGAVDSGIMAQNCLLAAESMGLGGVYIGGLRNKAQGVDELLGLPRNTAILFGMCLGHPEQSPEVKPRLPAKVIVHENEYQPLNLEDIEAYDQTMHDYYATRSSNQKQSTWSEEVTTKLAGESRPHILPYLNSKGLAKR encoded by the coding sequence ATGAACAGTACGATTCAAACCATACTCAGCCACCGCTCGATAAGAAAATTCAGCCCACAACCCATTGATAAAACCCAACTGGACACCATTATTCAAGCAGGCCTGGCCGCATCATCTTCGAGCATGCTGCAAGTCGTTTCTATTATCCGAGTTACTGACCCAGAGAAGCGAGCACAATTGGCGCAATACGCGGGTAACCAAGCTTACGTTGCAAGTGCGGCAGAGTTTTTAGTGTTCTGCATTGATTATCAACGTCATGCGGAAATCAACCCTCAAGTTCAAGCCGACTTTACCGAGTTAACGCTTATTGGTGCGGTTGACTCCGGTATTATGGCGCAAAACTGTCTATTAGCAGCAGAATCAATGGGGTTGGGTGGCGTATACATTGGTGGCTTAAGAAATAAAGCTCAAGGCGTTGATGAGTTGCTAGGTTTACCACGCAATACCGCCATTCTGTTTGGTATGTGCCTTGGCCACCCGGAACAAAGCCCTGAGGTTAAACCTCGCTTACCAGCAAAAGTGATCGTACACGAAAACGAGTACCAACCTTTAAACCTGGAAGATATAGAGGCTTACGACCAAACCATGCACGATTACTACGCCACACGTTCAAGTAATCAGAAGCAAAGCACCTGGTCTGAAGAAGTGACGACGAAATTAGCCGGAGAGTCTCGCCCGCATATTCTGCCTTACTTAAATAGCAAAGGGTTAGCGAAGCGGTAA
- a CDS encoding MarC family protein: MQELIVHTVTVFMGFFAIMNPIANIPIFLSLTADEDKETVRSIALRSIFIAFIIVAVFSIAGKLIFDLFGITLYALRITGGILVFLIGYNMLQGDTTHQKTKEKAYSPAQQQAALSIAVSPLAMPILAGPGTIATAMNFATAGGFDQTIITIVSFAVLCAITYTLFLFGDKLVKAVGPSALNVVTKMMGLILAVIGTQMLIDGAAEAYKSVFA; encoded by the coding sequence ATGCAAGAGTTAATCGTTCACACAGTAACGGTGTTTATGGGTTTCTTCGCTATCATGAACCCAATTGCAAATATCCCAATATTTTTAAGCTTAACAGCAGATGAAGATAAAGAGACGGTTCGCTCCATCGCGCTGCGCTCCATATTCATCGCTTTTATCATCGTTGCGGTGTTCTCAATTGCAGGAAAGCTGATCTTCGATTTATTTGGTATTACGCTTTATGCCCTGCGTATTACTGGCGGCATTCTGGTCTTTTTGATTGGCTACAACATGCTGCAAGGTGATACTACTCACCAGAAAACGAAAGAAAAGGCTTACTCTCCTGCTCAGCAGCAAGCGGCGTTAAGTATCGCGGTTTCACCTCTGGCGATGCCAATATTGGCGGGTCCTGGAACCATTGCGACGGCGATGAACTTTGCTACCGCAGGTGGGTTTGATCAAACGATAATTACCATCGTTTCATTTGCGGTGCTTTGTGCTATCACGTACACCTTGTTCTTGTTTGGCGATAAATTAGTGAAAGCGGTTGGTCCTAGTGCGCTTAATGTCGTGACTAAAATGATGGGCCTGATTTTGGCTGTTATTGGTACTCAAATGCTCATTGATGGGGCTGCGGAAGCTTACAAGAGCGTCTTCGCGTAA
- a CDS encoding patatin family protein gives MGKKAIVVEGGAMRGVFASGVLDAFMEKNYKPFDFAIGVSAGASNLIGYLTDYPHRSINIITKLATCKRFFDPTRFIKGGDLIDVKWLFEESNRLYPIDEKKLFDGIPFFATTTNVDTGKADYYRVNRDNFHHALEATTALPIAYKHTPCFSGGCYTDGGVADPIPVREAYRRGARDITVVLSHPLNYSKKPAKTTWLTKKLFAEHPKMVEAMLHRAENYNESLAFIRNPPQDARIRVIAPPDNFHVQRLTMRQSVLLEGYEMGLEEGRAHLRNLANAHDLDRENCHFCT, from the coding sequence ATGGGCAAAAAAGCAATTGTGGTTGAAGGTGGAGCGATGCGAGGCGTCTTTGCGAGTGGCGTACTAGACGCATTCATGGAGAAAAATTATAAACCCTTTGATTTTGCTATTGGTGTTTCTGCTGGTGCATCCAATTTGATTGGTTATTTAACCGATTACCCACATCGTAGTATTAACATCATCACCAAACTCGCGACCTGCAAACGTTTCTTCGATCCAACTCGTTTTATCAAGGGTGGCGATCTCATTGACGTTAAGTGGTTATTTGAAGAGTCTAATCGTTTGTACCCCATCGATGAGAAGAAGTTGTTTGATGGTATTCCTTTTTTTGCGACCACAACCAATGTTGATACAGGTAAAGCAGATTACTATCGTGTCAATCGGGACAACTTTCATCACGCGCTAGAAGCGACGACGGCTTTGCCTATCGCATACAAACATACCCCTTGTTTTTCTGGTGGCTGCTACACCGACGGAGGCGTGGCTGATCCCATTCCGGTTCGCGAAGCATACCGAAGAGGGGCTAGAGATATTACGGTGGTGCTATCTCACCCGTTGAATTACTCGAAGAAACCAGCTAAAACAACCTGGCTTACAAAGAAGCTGTTTGCCGAACATCCTAAAATGGTCGAAGCCATGTTGCATCGAGCTGAGAACTACAATGAATCTTTGGCGTTTATTCGTAATCCACCGCAAGATGCACGTATCCGCGTTATTGCTCCACCAGATAATTTTCACGTTCAGCGTTTAACAATGCGCCAATCTGTGTTGCTTGAAGGATATGAGATGGGACTTGAAGAGGGCAGAGCGCACTTGAGAAATCTTGCTAATGCTCATGACTTAGATCGAGAAAATTGTCACTTTTGTACTTAG
- a CDS encoding rhodanese-related sulfurtransferase — MSQYVVCALYKFVELNNHQELREPLLELMEKNQIRGTLLLASEGINGTVASDRAGIDTLLEWLNAEPRLAGTVYKESLAESQPFNRTKVKLKKEIVTLGVEGIDPRHVVGTYVKPQDWNDLIADPEVFVVDTRNDYEIEIGTFKGAVNPNTDTFREFPDYVKENMDPAKHKKVAMFCTGGIRCEKSTAYMKEQGFDEVYHLEGGILKYLEDVPQEESLWEGDCYVFDGRVAVNHQLEKADYDLCNACRLPITEEDKQSDLYEQGVSCPKCHGTHSEEQIARFREREKQITLADQRGEQHVGGESAKQREERRAAKLAQKEAQRKQA; from the coding sequence ATGAGTCAGTATGTTGTCTGTGCGCTGTACAAGTTTGTGGAACTGAATAACCATCAAGAGCTACGCGAACCATTGCTTGAGCTGATGGAAAAGAACCAGATTCGTGGCACCCTTCTGCTGGCAAGTGAAGGCATCAACGGTACCGTTGCTTCGGACCGCGCGGGTATTGATACACTGCTTGAATGGCTAAATGCAGAACCACGTCTTGCAGGTACCGTTTATAAAGAATCACTAGCAGAGTCACAGCCTTTCAACCGCACTAAAGTAAAACTCAAGAAAGAGATCGTAACTTTAGGTGTAGAAGGCATCGATCCTCGTCATGTAGTGGGCACTTATGTGAAACCACAAGACTGGAACGACCTGATTGCAGATCCAGAAGTGTTTGTGGTCGATACACGTAATGATTACGAAATTGAGATCGGTACATTTAAAGGTGCAGTTAACCCAAATACCGACACTTTTCGCGAATTTCCAGACTACGTGAAAGAAAATATGGATCCGGCCAAACATAAGAAAGTAGCGATGTTCTGTACCGGTGGCATCCGTTGTGAGAAATCAACGGCTTATATGAAAGAGCAAGGCTTTGACGAAGTTTATCACCTTGAGGGCGGTATCCTGAAGTATTTGGAAGACGTCCCGCAAGAAGAGAGCCTATGGGAAGGTGATTGCTACGTATTTGACGGTCGTGTTGCGGTAAACCACCAGCTAGAAAAAGCAGACTACGACCTATGTAACGCTTGTCGCCTTCCAATCACAGAAGAAGACAAACAATCAGACCTTTACGAACAAGGCGTAAGCTGCCCGAAATGTCACGGTACCCATTCAGAAGAGCAAATTGCTCGATTCCGCGAGCGTGAAAAGCAAATTACTCTAGCGGATCAGCGTGGTGAACAACACGTTGGCGGTGAAAGTGCCAAGCAACGTGAAGAAAGACGTGCAGCCAAGCTTGCACAAAAAGAAGCACAGCGCAAACAAGCCTAA